The Legionella fallonii LLAP-10 genomic interval AATAATGTGAGAGTTTTCTTTGTTGATGGGGATGAAGATGTGCTTCTGGTTCTTCAATGCAGTTAATGGAAATTTCTGTTGGGTCATATTGTAATACTTTTCTTTGTGCTGACCAAATAGCCAGATAGATTTGATTATTTTTGCCATCGCCCCCTAGAGCCACAGTTTTACCTTCCTGTGAAGACGAAAGCGAGAGGTTATCAATATACTGTCTAATATCAGAAGCCCCCGTATCAAAACCCACATTGTAGTTTTCATTTAAGACTGACAACGAAGCTAACTCAGAGTTTAGGTTATTGGTTGCCTTGGAAACAAAATTTAATCCAGCGATCTCAGTTCCTGCACCTTTCAATATTGTTTCAATATTTTTCAACGAAGCATCGTCCTGTTCAATCTCATCCTCAGTGCGATTATCTCGTGCATTTCCAAGTAGGTGCTTCTTTTCTCTCTTAATAAAGGCATTTAGATCTCGGTTACTGCTAATGTAGTGAAGATTGAGAACTTTAAGATAAAAGCGAGTCTCACCATCTTTTAAATTATCCATTGATGGGCCAACTCTTATTTTATAGTTTTTTTGGCCAGTTGAAGGATCGCGAATTGCTTGATATTGAATAATTAGCTCATCTTTGTCACTAATATTTTCTTTAAAGCGTGATTTTATGCAGTCTTCTGTTGCTTCGTGAAAATGGAGAGTGATTTCGATTTTATGAGTATCTTCAAAAGCATAAAAATCAGCATCACTTGGCTCAATTTCAGCATCAGACAAATTTCGATCTAAGAGTAGTCGAATTGCTCTAAGGAAGTTAGATTTTCCTATATCATTAGGGCCAATTATAAGTGATTTTTTATTAAGACTTACGGTGGTTTTTTTGAAATTTCGAAAACCATTAATCAATACCCTTTTTAATAACATAAAATCAACCTCTGTTTAAATAAAAAGCTTCGAATTATCTGATCTATTTATTGACCAATTTATTGTTAAGGTTTCTGTAAAATTAAATTTTTCTTTCTTATATGTAAATTGGCTGATTTTAAAAGAGGTATTACAGATAAGACTAGAAGAAAAAAATAAAAAATCAAATGATATCACTGAAGGTTGTATTATCGTCTAAATATTAAACAACAATCAATCACTATAAATCATCAATATGATCTTCTGGCGGGTTATTAATTCGTTTTATTATTGTTCCTTTAATTTGGCCGACAATGTCTGCCAAATTGGTATGAGATTATTTTAAATATGGAACGCTGCGCACTCCAAAATGAGAGAGGTATTTATATCTGCTCTTTATTTATAGCTTGTATACTGATTACTTCAGCCGATTCAATCACTCCCATGCACTTTAAAATATAATCTGTAATCAGTTGCATAGGCTTTCTCAGACGTTCCACATCAACAATAATATATCCGGCGGTAACATCATTACTCATTTTATGATTCATTAGTCGTTTTAGTGCATAAGCAGGGATATCCAGACTTTCGGCAATGGTAATAAATGTACGTCTTAAATCATGAACGGTGAAATGTACGCCTGATACTTTAGTAACATATGCCATTTGTTTGCGTGGTTCGATAATGTGTCCTGCTGCTCCGGAACCTGGAAAAACAAAGTTTGTTGTACACCTTTGTTTACGAGATTCTAGCAGATCATACAGATAATCAGAAAGGGGGAGGGTGTGTGTTTCGTTGTTTTTGGTTTTGTTAATTGTTAATGTTTTGGCATTTAAATTTATGTCTGTCCATTTTAGGGTGGCTGCTTCTCGTCTGCGTAATCCAGTTAATATAATGAGTAACAAGTAATCTCGTAGGATTGGATTTTGTGATGATTGAAGTCCAGTGTACCACGCTACTAATTCATTAGGCTTAATGTAGGTCTGACGACGTTCGATGCGATACCAGGCTCGTGTTTGCGAAAGTCTTCTTACGGGATTTTCTAATATGAGCGATCTTCCTTTGGCATCTTCATATTGGCCAGCAGCAAAATTAAATAAAGCACGTAGTATTCGCATGGAAAGATTTGCATACGCTTCGCCATGTTCTTGTCCCAGCTTTGTATGGTGTTTGGCAATGCGATCTTTAGTAATGGATAGGATGGGTTTACTTCCCCAGCCGGGAAATGCTTTGCTTAAAACTTGTTTGTAGTTAGCTATGGTTTGGGGCTTGAGTGTTTTTCTTGCTTGAAGATAATCGGCAAAGACATCGTTTAAGGTAATTTCTCTCATGATGGTTGCTTTCTTTTCTGCAACAGGGTCTATGCCCATGGCGATTTGACCAAGAAGTTGAAGGGCTTTGTTTCTTGCCATTTCAGGGGTTAATTCTGGGTAATGGCCTAGGGTGATTCGGCTTAGTTTTCGGTTAATTAGTTTCTCGACAAAAAAAGCTTTAGTGCCGCCTGAGGTTACCCTAACTCCAAAACCTTTGAGGTTATCATCGTAGTATTTTTTCTGTGCAGTTTTACCTACCTGTTGTTTTTCTGGGATAGGTAAACTCTCAACGGAAGACTTATTTATTCTCATAATTAATCCACTTTTTTATCAATTGTGTCGAACATGTGTCGAAGAATTGCTTCAAAACTACTCAAAGAACTTATAACTTATTATAGGTGTAACCACAATGAAATAAAAGGATATTAAAAGAAATTAAAATTATGTCGAAGTGCATAAAAAGGCCAATTTCGTT includes:
- a CDS encoding ATP-dependent nuclease, with product MLLKRVLINGFRNFKKTTVSLNKKSLIIGPNDIGKSNFLRAIRLLLDRNLSDAEIEPSDADFYAFEDTHKIEITLHFHEATEDCIKSRFKENISDKDELIIQYQAIRDPSTGQKNYKIRVGPSMDNLKDGETRFYLKVLNLHYISSNRDLNAFIKREKKHLLGNARDNRTEDEIEQDDASLKNIETILKGAGTEIAGLNFVSKATNNLNSELASLSVLNENYNVGFDTGASDIRQYIDNLSLSSSQEGKTVALGGDGKNNQIYLAIWSAQRKVLQYDPTEISINCIEEPEAHLHPHQQRKLSHYLSSKLQGQILLTSHSPYITCEFEHNSIVSLSRNENGSYAASDGCSPIIQNSLYNFGHRLNAIPAEGFFSTVVFLVEGVSETLFYKALAKRLDIDLDKYNISIIPVEGIGFETFIEVYINLGVRFIVKTDFDIFKVPKKTYYRAAGLQRGLAILNKYNQNINSNTETLIQALGDSHKKLHKREIPELLKDTVANLKNELKHYDIFFSETDLETDLAKSALKNSLKQWYEASDEQNLIELMKEYKGERMFEYLKENYDSLADLNDSDISEPLYKCVERASLK
- a CDS encoding tyrosine-type recombinase/integrase, which encodes MRINKSSVESLPIPEKQQVGKTAQKKYYDDNLKGFGVRVTSGGTKAFFVEKLINRKLSRITLGHYPELTPEMARNKALQLLGQIAMGIDPVAEKKATIMREITLNDVFADYLQARKTLKPQTIANYKQVLSKAFPGWGSKPILSITKDRIAKHHTKLGQEHGEAYANLSMRILRALFNFAAGQYEDAKGRSLILENPVRRLSQTRAWYRIERRQTYIKPNELVAWYTGLQSSQNPILRDYLLLIILTGLRRREAATLKWTDINLNAKTLTINKTKNNETHTLPLSDYLYDLLESRKQRCTTNFVFPGSGAAGHIIEPRKQMAYVTKVSGVHFTVHDLRRTFITIAESLDIPAYALKRLMNHKMSNDVTAGYIIVDVERLRKPMQLITDYILKCMGVIESAEVISIQAINKEQI